ACCGCCTCATAATTGGTAATATTACATTGCGTACTGATATGCACTTCCACCCCTATCGAGCGGGCGTACAAGATTGCTGCAATATCCGAGGCAATAATCGCTGACACCCCAGCATCCTTCGCACACTCGATCACTTGATGCATTTTATCCAGCTCGTTATTATATATAATCGTATTCACCGTGAGATAAGTCTTCACTTCCCGGGCGTTACAACGTTCCACGATATTCCTCAGATCATCCAACGTGAAATTAGCCGATGAACGGGAACGCATATTCAATCCTTCCACCCCAAAATAAACAGAATTCGCTCCAGCCTGCAAAGCCGCCTCCAAAGATTCATAAGAACCAACCGGAGCCATCACTTCAAAATCTTTCCTTTTCATATCGTTTCTTTAAGCAGACAAAAGTAACTCCCTTAATTGAAAATTAAAAATTTAAAGGCTACTCTCTCATTTTAATATCATTCAAGCCGATAAACTATTTTCTTTCTCTCCCGTATATTTACACGAAAATCAATGATAGCATACCATGAAATCTCCATCCTTGTTGTTATCCATCACGCCGATTCTTATTCTGATCGGTTTCCTGTTCCTAAACGTGATCTACTTTGATGATCTTTTGGGTGGAGCTAATCAAATCGCTCTCATGATCACGTCAACGATAAGTGGCATCATCGCAGGCTTTCACCACGTGAAATGGAATACCATACAAAATAAAATACTAAGCATGATCAATTCCGCCATGCCTGCCATCCTGATTTTACTACTTATCGGGGCATTAAGTGGTACATGGATGCTCAGTGGAGTGATCCCAACCATGATTTATTATGGAATTAAACTCATGTCACCCTCTTTCTTTCTGATCGCCTCCGTTATTATATGTAGTATCGTTTCCGTTGCCACGGGTAGCTCCTGGTCAACCATTGCCACCGTGGGCGTTGCTATTATCGGAATCGGTAATGCTTTCAACATGAATCCCAGCATCGTTGCCGGAGCTGTCATTTCCGGTGCTTATTTCGGGGACAAGATGTCACCCCTCTCGGACACCACAAATTTAGCCTCCGCCATTGCAGGAACAGACATATTCACACATATTCGTTACCTACTATACACCACGACACCCACGTACATAATTACCTTAATTATATTCGGGATCATCGGACTCTGGTACCACAACACCGGAAATATCACGGATACCGATTCCATTCTTTCAGGGATCGGGAACACGTTCCATGTTTCCCCGTGGCTATTCCTCGTTCCCGTTTTATTGGCTTTCATTATTATCAAGAAAGTTCCACCAGTCCCTGCCATGCTCGCTGGCATCGGGCTCGGCATACTCTTTGCCTTGATCTTTCAAGGCCAATTGCTAAATAAACTCATACAGGAAGAACATTTCTCTAATACCTACCAGCTTGTCGTGCAAACAATATTCGGGAAAATGGAACTTTCAACAGGCTCACCCAACATTGATGCATTACTATCGACCCGGGGTATGGAAGGGATGCTAAACACGGTTTGGCTTATCATCATGGCCATGATATTCAGCGGGGTAATGGAAGCTGGCGGCTTTTTAAAAAGGATTAGCGAAGTCTTACTTTCATTTGTCAAAAACGATACTTCGCTGGTATCCACAACCATCTCGACATGTATCCTGTTCAACATTACTTCCTGTGATCAATACCTTTCCATCGTGGTTCCGGGGAAAATGACTCAAAATATCTATAAAAACAGGGGATTAAAGCCGGAAGTACTAAGCCGTGCCCTTGAAGATTCTGCCACAGTCACGTCCGTTTTAATCCCTTGGAATACTTGTGGAGCCACCCAAGCTAAAGTTTTGGGAGTTGCCACGTTAGATTATCTTCCCTACTGTTTTTTCAATCTAATTAGTCCTATCATGAATATCTTCATCACTTCTATCAATTACAAAATCCGTCGTTTTCCTCCTTTTTACCCCAAAAGCAACTCTTAACGATGCACGTTAAACTTTCATTAAATCTTTATTTTCATTGCAAAAACAAAAAATTCCTTCTATATTTAGCTGTGATAAAAAGAACTATTTATCACACTAAGAAACACACCATGACATTAAAACCATTCTATGCTAAATTAAAATCCCTCGCCAAATTACCAATCGGATTGGTGAGTGTTTTTCTTATTTTTAATACGCATACGGCAATTAGCCAAATTCAAGATAAACAAACTGTTCAAGACTCCACGGAAGACAACCAAATCCATTTCCTCGTCCAAGAAATGCCTGTATTCCCAGGTAATCTAAATACATGGATATACAACAATATACGCTACCCGGAAACTGCCAAGGAGAAAAAACTCGAAGGGAAAGTGTATGTCAGATTCGTTATTGAAAAGGATGGAGCCATCAGCAATGTCAAAGTTATTCGGGGTGTTTCTCCCGAACTAGACAACGAGGCGAAAGCAGTTATCGCCTCTATGCCGAAGTGGGAACCGGGAAAACAAAACGGCTCTCCCGTGCGTGTTTCATACACGGTCCCTGTCTATTTTGCTTTAAAAAGTACCTCCCCTAGCGTAGAAAGAAGAACTTTCGACAGATACTTGAAAGTATTGAATGCTGAAGAAGAAAAATTGAAAAACGGACTTGACTCGGTTCCTCAAGCTTCTTTCGATATGTATCGCCTCTATCTGAAAAAACGTTACGGATCAGATAAGGCCGTTTATAAAGGAATCATCACTTCCGCCCGAGAACAACAACAGTCCTCGGAAATCATGTTAAGCATCGTCATGCCCACCATGTCCCTTCCCGTCAGCGATAAAAACAAAATACTACAATTCTATAAAGAAGAATGGGACGAACAAATCCGGCTTATAGATAGCCTACCAACAGAAGATTTCACTTCGGAGTATGTACGGATCACCCCTCGTTTCAGAGCAAACACGACCCTACGAGAAATCAAAATCCGGGATTATCTGGGAGAGAAGAAGTTCAAAAGATACGTCGAAGACTGTATTTTCAATCCCGGAAAACTCATTCGGGCTATTATTGCCAACCCGTTTGTTGGTAAATGGGAAAAAATAAGAGAAAATGGGGTTGAAACGAAACAACTCTTACAAAAAGAATATTTCGACGACTTCACGTTCAGTTGTTCTAACGGGGTCAACGGGACCTACAAGATTGCCCACGGACAATTTTTATCGGAACACGCCCCTTCTGTGAAAATAAAAGACATCGTGGAATCCTCTGCTCATTACCAATATGATGCAAACAACCGGATTCTTGTCCTCACAGGCGAAGCAAAACTAAAATTAGCAGATGGAACCCACAAAAACGTTCAAGTCAAGGAAACGTGGCGTAGGATAGAGTAAAAATAAAGTTTTTTTTATACCTTTGTTTGATTCATTATGGGATATTAAATCAAATAAAAATTATATGAACGAGGAAGTACAATTTTATCTCGACGAAGCAAAAGAGAGAATGGAAGCTGCTCTGAGTCACCTGGAATCAGAACTTAGTAAAATCAGAGCGGGAAGAGCCAACCCGAAAATCTTACAAGACGTGCTGGTTGACTATTATGGTAGTCCTACCCCGTTATCACAAGTAGCCAATATTTCAACCCCAGATCCGAGAACAATTGCAGTTCAACCTTGGGAAAAAAGTATGATCTCTCCCATTGAAAGAGCAATCATGAACGCTAATCTCGGCTTGAACCCGGATAACAACGGAGAAATTATTCGTATAAATATCCCGCCTCTGACAGAAGAGCGCAGACGCGACCTTGTAAAACAAAGTAAAGGCGAGATGGAAACAGCGAAAGTAAGTATCCGCAACGCCCGCCGGGATGTCATTGAGCAAGTGAAAAAAATGGTAAAAGACGGACTTCCGGAAGATATGTCCAAAGATGCTGAAGCCATCGCTCAAAAAATGACAGACGAGTACGGCAAGAAAGCCGATGAATACTTTGCGAAGAAAGAAAAAGACATCATGACAATCTAAAAAAGATAAAAACTAAAAATTAAAAGCTAAAAGTGAAATACCTTTTAGCTTTTAATTTTTTATCTACATTCCCCCAAATTTACGGTTTCATCCGAACCAATTCAATAGCTTCTTTGCCCGTCATATGTTCGATAGTTAATTCAATCATACTCACTTGGCCAAACAATTTATCAATCTCCTGCATACGTCCACGTTCGTCATCCGGGGTATATTTTGCTGCCAATATCTCAAGAGCCATTCTCTTTTCCATATCATCTTCCAGAACACGTGCTTTCCCGAAAACAATAACACTCCGAAAATAAGTCGTGTACTCTTGAGGCATCACTTGATCTGCCTCGATAACACAAAAAGAAACCTTCTCATTTCTCGCAATAGCATCTAATTTATGCCCACTTCGGGCACAATGAAAAAAGATCTTAGAATCACAATACACGTAACTAAGCGGGACCGCATAAGGATAGTCATTATCACCGTCAACAGCCAATACCCCTGATGTCCCGTTATCCAACACGGCAACACATTCCTCCAATGACAGCATCTGCTTTTTACGTCGCATCTCCCTAAACATTCGTACCCTCCTTTTATTGAATTAACTCCTTCAATTTCTCCAAGTCTTCCGGGGTATCAATCCCTATTGATTCATGATTCGTGATACTGACAGCAATCGTGTAACCATTCTCCAACCATCGTAATTGTTCCAAAGATTCCGCCTGTTCCAGAACACCCTGCGGGATAGAAGTCACCGCCTTCAGAATTTCCGGACGATAAGCGTACATCCCCACGTGTTTATAAAACGGGGTTTTAGCCAGCCAATCTGCACGCTCCACGCCCCTGCAATAAGGAATCGGATTTCGACTAAAATAAAGAGCAGTATGATTGGCGGAAAACACTACCTTCACTTTATTCGGGTCAAAAATCTCATCATTTTTCTCGAAAGGCTTGGCCAACGTGGCAATCTGCACGGCAGGATCTTCAAAGCACGCAATCAACGATTCGATCTGCTCCGGGATAATAAAAGGCTCGTCTCCCTGCACGTTAACCACCACGTCAAAATTGCACTGCAACATCTCTTTGACTTTCGTGTACGCCTCGTAACACCGATCCGTTCCACTCCGATGCGCATCGGAAGTCATTACCGCACACCCACCAAAAGCAAGCACGGCATCATATATACGCTTGTCATCCGTCGCCACGTATACGTGATCAGAAACAACCGCAGCCTTCTCATACACGTGTTGAATCATAGGTTTTCCGGCAATATCCACCAGCGGTTTCCCAGGAAAACGGGTGGAAGCATAACGGGCCGGAATCAATATCAATGAATTCTCTTCTATCGCCATGTTATTTTAATCTATCTCTATTCTCTTCTTCTGAATGTAAACGCCGTAAATGATCTGAATTAGATAATATCTTCAATTTCAAATTCTGCGGATAATTCGCATGTTTCTCCAAGAAAGAATTTACCATCGTGTACACATTCTTACTCGTATGACCCGCTAATCCGGCACTTAACCAAGAACCCGGGAAGAAAATATCCCCCGTCTGTTGAATCTCCTGCAACGCACCAAGCAATTTCGGAACATACCCCTCCGCCTCCATTCTCCTCCGCGGGTGATTCAACCACCGCAAACACTCTTCCACCCATACTTCATTCACCCGGTTCTCTCTTACAAGTAAGGCGTTAAACACGCTATCACGCACTTGTTTATCACCAGATAAAGAGGGGTATACATATTCAAACCGATCCAGCAAGTCCTTATTCTTAACCGTTCTCATGACATATGCCTTCGTGTCTTCATAAACACTCGTATCTCGCAATACCAAATTAAACGCAATACTAATCTTATCTTGTTCATTGATCGTTACGTCTTCCGGTAAATCCTGTTCACCCTTTAA
The window above is part of the Butyricimonas paravirosa genome. Proteins encoded here:
- the nhaC gene encoding Na+/H+ antiporter NhaC codes for the protein MKSPSLLLSITPILILIGFLFLNVIYFDDLLGGANQIALMITSTISGIIAGFHHVKWNTIQNKILSMINSAMPAILILLLIGALSGTWMLSGVIPTMIYYGIKLMSPSFFLIASVIICSIVSVATGSSWSTIATVGVAIIGIGNAFNMNPSIVAGAVISGAYFGDKMSPLSDTTNLASAIAGTDIFTHIRYLLYTTTPTYIITLIIFGIIGLWYHNTGNITDTDSILSGIGNTFHVSPWLFLVPVLLAFIIIKKVPPVPAMLAGIGLGILFALIFQGQLLNKLIQEEHFSNTYQLVVQTIFGKMELSTGSPNIDALLSTRGMEGMLNTVWLIIMAMIFSGVMEAGGFLKRISEVLLSFVKNDTSLVSTTISTCILFNITSCDQYLSIVVPGKMTQNIYKNRGLKPEVLSRALEDSATVTSVLIPWNTCGATQAKVLGVATLDYLPYCFFNLISPIMNIFITSINYKIRRFPPFYPKSNS
- a CDS encoding energy transducer TonB — encoded protein: MTLKPFYAKLKSLAKLPIGLVSVFLIFNTHTAISQIQDKQTVQDSTEDNQIHFLVQEMPVFPGNLNTWIYNNIRYPETAKEKKLEGKVYVRFVIEKDGAISNVKVIRGVSPELDNEAKAVIASMPKWEPGKQNGSPVRVSYTVPVYFALKSTSPSVERRTFDRYLKVLNAEEEKLKNGLDSVPQASFDMYRLYLKKRYGSDKAVYKGIITSAREQQQSSEIMLSIVMPTMSLPVSDKNKILQFYKEEWDEQIRLIDSLPTEDFTSEYVRITPRFRANTTLREIKIRDYLGEKKFKRYVEDCIFNPGKLIRAIIANPFVGKWEKIRENGVETKQLLQKEYFDDFTFSCSNGVNGTYKIAHGQFLSEHAPSVKIKDIVESSAHYQYDANNRILVLTGEAKLKLADGTHKNVQVKETWRRIE
- the frr gene encoding ribosome recycling factor; translation: MNEEVQFYLDEAKERMEAALSHLESELSKIRAGRANPKILQDVLVDYYGSPTPLSQVANISTPDPRTIAVQPWEKSMISPIERAIMNANLGLNPDNNGEIIRINIPPLTEERRRDLVKQSKGEMETAKVSIRNARRDVIEQVKKMVKDGLPEDMSKDAEAIAQKMTDEYGKKADEYFAKKEKDIMTI
- a CDS encoding pyridoxamine 5'-phosphate oxidase family protein, with protein sequence MFREMRRKKQMLSLEECVAVLDNGTSGVLAVDGDNDYPYAVPLSYVYCDSKIFFHCARSGHKLDAIARNEKVSFCVIEADQVMPQEYTTYFRSVIVFGKARVLEDDMEKRMALEILAAKYTPDDERGRMQEIDKLFGQVSMIELTIEHMTGKEAIELVRMKP
- the kdsB gene encoding 3-deoxy-manno-octulosonate cytidylyltransferase, which encodes MAIEENSLILIPARYASTRFPGKPLVDIAGKPMIQHVYEKAAVVSDHVYVATDDKRIYDAVLAFGGCAVMTSDAHRSGTDRCYEAYTKVKEMLQCNFDVVVNVQGDEPFIIPEQIESLIACFEDPAVQIATLAKPFEKNDEIFDPNKVKVVFSANHTALYFSRNPIPYCRGVERADWLAKTPFYKHVGMYAYRPEILKAVTSIPQGVLEQAESLEQLRWLENGYTIAVSITNHESIGIDTPEDLEKLKELIQ